In a single window of the Bacilli bacterium genome:
- a CDS encoding shikimate kinase has translation MPQDHIVLVGFMGTGKSTVGKLLSRKLGWEFADTDHVIEETQGKTIPDIFAAHGEAYFRQVESDILRQVLSGKRAVVATGGGAVLSVENRRLMREHGFVAALIADAKTIVNRVGQDRNRPLLQGNTEQKVLKLLDERKHAYDFADVTIDTSLLDSEEVARRILMSRQKWMSRA, from the coding sequence TTGCCGCAAGACCATATCGTTTTGGTAGGATTTATGGGAACAGGCAAATCGACCGTCGGCAAATTGCTCTCCCGCAAATTGGGCTGGGAATTTGCCGACACGGATCATGTGATCGAAGAGACGCAGGGAAAAACGATACCGGACATATTTGCGGCGCATGGTGAAGCGTATTTCCGGCAAGTGGAAAGCGACATTTTGCGGCAAGTGTTGTCCGGAAAGCGCGCTGTGGTGGCAACAGGCGGAGGGGCGGTACTGTCAGTGGAAAACAGGCGGCTCATGCGGGAACATGGTTTTGTCGCGGCATTGATCGCGGATGCCAAAACAATCGTGAATCGCGTCGGGCAAGACCGCAACCGTCCGCTCTTGCAAGGCAATACGGAACAAAAAGTGTTAAAGCTGTTGGATGAGCGCAAACACGCATACGATTTTGCCGATGTGACGATCGATACTTCATTGCTGGATAGCGAAGAAGTTGCCAGGCGTATTTTAATGTCCAGGCAGAAATGGATGTCCCGTGCGTAA
- the crcB gene encoding fluoride efflux transporter CrcB, giving the protein MRNIYLYIGSFGALGALARYFLGSWLDLPHSGDFPAGTLACNLSGCFLLSVMFFAWASGSRLAREWQTGLGTGLIGSFTTFSTFSAEAMALVRAGAWLHAFLYVAATLIGGIIMSFAGMILAEKALGGTRRLKKGG; this is encoded by the coding sequence GTGCGTAACATATATTTGTACATAGGCTCCTTCGGCGCGCTGGGAGCATTGGCCCGCTACTTTTTGGGAAGTTGGCTTGACCTTCCGCACTCCGGTGATTTTCCCGCCGGAACGCTGGCTTGCAATTTGTCGGGATGCTTTCTGCTTTCGGTAATGTTTTTCGCCTGGGCAAGCGGCTCGCGGCTTGCCCGCGAATGGCAAACCGGTTTGGGGACCGGATTGATCGGCTCGTTCACGACATTCTCGACATTTAGCGCGGAAGCGATGGCGCTTGTTCGCGCCGGCGCCTGGCTGCATGCGTTTCTCTACGTTGCCGCCACGTTGATTGGAGGAATCATAATGTCGTTTGCCGGGATGATTTTGGCGGAAAAAGCGCTGGGCGGAACGCGGCGGCTTAAGAAAGGCGGGTAA
- the crcB gene encoding fluoride efflux transporter CrcB has product MFLIAVGGFAGAICRYAISQLIAQKYRGVFPVGTFTVNLLGSLLLGLLIGMRIPPSLFFLLGVGFLGAFTTFSTFSLEGVQLLKERKIFLYMAYAGGSVLIGVLLAYLGFFLGNRFY; this is encoded by the coding sequence ATGTTTTTGATCGCCGTTGGCGGATTTGCCGGCGCCATTTGCCGATACGCGATAAGTCAGCTGATCGCCCAAAAATACCGCGGTGTTTTTCCGGTCGGAACTTTCACCGTAAATTTGCTCGGCTCGTTGTTATTGGGCTTGCTGATTGGCATGCGGATTCCGCCGTCTTTGTTCTTTTTGCTGGGCGTCGGATTTTTGGGCGCTTTTACGACGTTCTCCACCTTTTCCTTGGAGGGCGTGCAATTATTGAAGGAGCGCAAAATTTTTTTATATATGGCATACGCCGGCGGAAGTGTCTTGATTGGCGTATTGCTGGCATATCTTGGTTTTTTCCTGGGGAATCGCTTTTATTGA